The sequence below is a genomic window from Lysobacter capsici.
GGCGTGTTCGATGCGCGGGTGTCGCAATTGCCTTCAGCGGCGAGCGTGGTCGAGTATTTTCGTTGGCGCCATGAGGACGCCCATCGCAATGCGCTCAGCGCGCATTGCTATTGGCTGCTGCGCAAGCGCGGCGACAGCGCGCAGGCCGCGACCCAGGCCTTGCTCGGCCTGTCCACCGCCGGCAAGAACGAGCTGCTGTTTCAGCACGGCATCCAGTTCAACGACCTGCCGGCCTGGCAGAAGCGCGGTACGGCGATCCATTGGGAGGATTACAACAAGCCTGCGTTGCATCCCAGGACCGGTGAAGCGGTCACCGCGCAACGAAGGCGGCTGAGCCGTAATCTCGAATTGCCGCTCGGCGAGGCGTATGGCGAGTACGTGCGTGGCTTTTTGGCCTGATGGCGTTGCGCCATCCGATGGTCGGCGATCGCGATGCAAGCGCCGACGACCATCGCCACAGTACCGATCTCAGCGTTTGAGCGCAGACCCCGCCAACAACCCGCCGAACCCGATCAGCACCGCGCCGAACGCGCGGTCGATCCAGCGGCGCGCGCCCAGCAATCGCGTCTTCAGCGGGCCGCCCGAGAACAGCAAGGCCACCAGGCCGAACCAAAACACGTGGGTCGCGGATACGAACGCGCCGTAGCCGATTCGCACCGCCAGCGGCGTGCTCGGCTGCACCACCTGCAGGAACAGGCTGACGATGAACACCGTGCATTTCGGGTTCAAGGCGTTGGTCAGGAAACCGGTGCGCAATGCGGCGAAATCCGACAGCTCCGCGGTGTCGGCATCGGTCGCCGCCGCGTCGGCCGCCGGCGCGCGCAGCATTTTCCAGCCCAGGTAGATCAGGTACAGCGCGCCGACGATCTTGAGCGCTGCGTACAGGCGCAGCGATTGCTGGATCACCAGCCCGACCCCGAGCAGGGTGTAGGCCACATGCACCCACACGCCCAGGCCGATGCCGAGCGCGGTCAACAGGCCGGCGCGGCGCGAACGCAGCAGGCTGTTGCGCGACACCATCGCGAAGTCCGGCCCGGGGCTGATCACGGCCAGTACGGTGATGGTGAATACGGCTAACAGTTCCTGCATGGGCGGTTCGTCGCGGATCGGAGGATAAGCGCTAAATTAGTTGCCTGCGGGCAGGGCGGCAAACGATGAATAGTCACGACAATGGTGAGCAAAATTCACGATCGATCCGGGCTGCGTTGCCGCCGCTGGGCGGCTTGCGCTGCTTCGAGGCTGCCGCGCGCCTGGGCAGCTTCACCCGCGCCGCCGAAGAACTGCACCTGACCCACGGCGCGATCAGCCGCGCGGTGCGTTCGCTCGAAGACACGCTCGGCGTGGCCTTGTTCGAACGTCGCAACCAGCGCGTGCATCTGACCGCGGCCGGGGCGAGGTTGCGCGATGCGGCGGCGTCGGCCTTCGATGGACTCGCCGCGGCCGTGCAGGAGCTGCGCAGCACGTCGCGCTCGCCGGTGCTGGTGCTGTCGTGCGAGCCGACCTTGCTGATGCGTTGGCTGATCCCGCGGCTGCCGTCGTTTCATGCCCTGCATCCGCGGATCGCGCTGCAACTGGTGGCCGGCGGCGGGCCGGTCGGTTTCGGCGAGGTCGATCTGGCGATCCGGCGCGACGATTTCGAACGCGATGCGCGGGTGCATGCGCAGTTCCTGTTCGAAGAACGCATCGGCCCGGTATGCAGCCCGCGCGCGCGCGCCCAGGCCGTGAGCGGCGCCGGCTCGCGCCTGCGCCTGCGCGCGCATGCGACGCGATTGCACAGCGCGACGCGGCCGAGCGCATGGAGCGACTGGGCGCGCGCGAGCGGCCGCGGCCTGCCCGAAGCGCCTTCGCAGCGCTTCGAACATTTCTACTTCAGTTTGCAGGCGGCCTCGGCCGGAGTCGGCGTGGCGATCGGGCCGTGGCAGTTGGTGCGCGACGAGATCGATGCCGGCCTGCTCGACGCGCCGTTCGGTTTCGTCGCCGACGGCAGCGCGTATCACCTGCTGTCGCCGGCGCCGATCGCGCCGGAGTCCGACGCCGCGCAGTTGCTCGATTGGCTGCGTTCGCAGGCCTGAGCGCGCCGAGGCGGCGCGGGCATGCGGGACGCGAGGGTGGCCGTGTATGCGGTCCGCGCGGGATGGCGGTCGATCTCGTTGCCGCTGGCGTTGCGTGCACGCAACACGATCAGCTGCGGCACGTCACGCTCGCGGATCGACTGGCGCTGAATGAACACGCGTCCTTATCGTGCGCTCTCTATAGAAATGGTGTCGGTGT
It includes:
- a CDS encoding LysR substrate-binding domain-containing protein — translated: MNSHDNGEQNSRSIRAALPPLGGLRCFEAAARLGSFTRAAEELHLTHGAISRAVRSLEDTLGVALFERRNQRVHLTAAGARLRDAAASAFDGLAAAVQELRSTSRSPVLVLSCEPTLLMRWLIPRLPSFHALHPRIALQLVAGGGPVGFGEVDLAIRRDDFERDARVHAQFLFEERIGPVCSPRARAQAVSGAGSRLRLRAHATRLHSATRPSAWSDWARASGRGLPEAPSQRFEHFYFSLQAASAGVGVAIGPWQLVRDEIDAGLLDAPFGFVADGSAYHLLSPAPIAPESDAAQLLDWLRSQA
- a CDS encoding LysE family translocator; translation: MQELLAVFTITVLAVISPGPDFAMVSRNSLLRSRRAGLLTALGIGLGVWVHVAYTLLGVGLVIQQSLRLYAALKIVGALYLIYLGWKMLRAPAADAAATDADTAELSDFAALRTGFLTNALNPKCTVFIVSLFLQVVQPSTPLAVRIGYGAFVSATHVFWFGLVALLFSGGPLKTRLLGARRWIDRAFGAVLIGFGGLLAGSALKR
- a CDS encoding tRNA(His) guanylyltransferase Thg1 family protein; amino-acid sequence: MKFENLDARMRIYETAHDHCVLPGLHIVVRLDGKNFTRLTKETWPFEAPFDPRFRDLMLDTVTHLMECGGVNAVYGYTQSDEISLLLRQDDNSFGRKTRKLISVLAGEASAKFSLGLGGVGVFDARVSQLPSAASVVEYFRWRHEDAHRNALSAHCYWLLRKRGDSAQAATQALLGLSTAGKNELLFQHGIQFNDLPAWQKRGTAIHWEDYNKPALHPRTGEAVTAQRRRLSRNLELPLGEAYGEYVRGFLA